The Streptomyces sp. NBC_01275 genome has a segment encoding these proteins:
- a CDS encoding gamma-aminobutyraldehyde dehydrogenase: MSTTFRNYIDGAFADASDGRTLDVVDPATGDVYATSPLSGAADVDAAMSAAAAAFPVWRDTTPSVRQRALLKIADAMEARADELVAAESRDTGKPLHLTRSEELAPAIDQVRFFAGAARMLEGRSAGEYMEGMTSLIRREPVGVCAQVAPWNYPLLMAVWKFAPALAAGNAVVLKPSDTTPASTVLIAEIVGGVLEELALPRGIFNVVCGDRETGRLMVEHPTPAMASITGSVRAGIQVAQSAAKDVKRVHLELGGKAPAVVFEDADLTKAVEDLVVGGFFNAGQDCTAATRVLVHESVHDEFVAALAKAAAATRTGQPDDEDVLYGPLNNAGQLAQVSGFIERLPEHARIEAGGHRVGERGYFYAPTVVSGLQQDDEIIQNEVFGPVITVQSFTDEAQAVQYANGVDYALASSVWTKDHARAMRMSKNLDFGCVWINAHMALVAEMPHGGFKKSGYGKDLSAYGFEDYTRIKHVMTSL, translated from the coding sequence ATGAGCACCACCTTCCGCAACTACATCGACGGTGCGTTCGCGGACGCCTCGGACGGCCGCACGCTCGATGTGGTGGACCCCGCCACCGGTGACGTCTACGCGACCTCCCCGCTCTCGGGGGCGGCGGACGTCGATGCGGCGATGTCGGCCGCAGCTGCGGCGTTCCCCGTCTGGCGCGACACCACGCCGTCCGTGCGGCAGCGCGCGCTGCTGAAGATCGCCGACGCGATGGAGGCACGGGCCGACGAACTGGTCGCCGCGGAGAGCAGGGACACCGGCAAGCCGCTCCACCTCACCCGTAGCGAGGAACTCGCCCCCGCCATCGACCAGGTCCGCTTCTTCGCCGGCGCGGCCCGCATGCTGGAGGGCCGCTCGGCCGGCGAGTACATGGAGGGGATGACCTCCCTCATCCGCCGCGAGCCGGTCGGTGTGTGCGCACAGGTCGCGCCGTGGAACTACCCCCTGCTGATGGCCGTATGGAAGTTCGCCCCGGCACTCGCGGCGGGCAACGCGGTGGTCCTCAAGCCCTCGGACACCACCCCGGCCTCCACGGTGCTGATCGCCGAGATCGTCGGCGGTGTCCTGGAGGAGCTGGCACTGCCCCGCGGCATCTTCAACGTGGTCTGCGGCGACCGCGAGACCGGCCGCCTGATGGTGGAGCACCCGACCCCTGCGATGGCCTCCATCACCGGTTCGGTACGCGCCGGCATCCAGGTCGCCCAGAGCGCGGCCAAGGACGTCAAGCGAGTCCATCTGGAGCTCGGCGGCAAGGCCCCGGCTGTGGTTTTCGAGGACGCCGACCTGACGAAGGCGGTCGAGGACCTGGTGGTCGGCGGTTTCTTCAACGCCGGCCAGGACTGCACGGCCGCGACCCGCGTCCTGGTCCACGAGTCGGTCCACGACGAGTTCGTCGCCGCCCTCGCCAAGGCCGCGGCCGCCACCAGGACCGGGCAGCCGGACGACGAGGACGTGCTGTACGGACCGCTCAACAACGCGGGCCAGCTCGCCCAGGTCAGCGGCTTCATCGAGCGACTCCCCGAGCACGCCAGGATCGAGGCCGGCGGCCACCGGGTCGGCGAGAGGGGCTACTTCTACGCCCCGACCGTGGTCTCCGGGCTCCAGCAGGACGACGAGATCATCCAGAACGAGGTCTTCGGCCCGGTCATCACCGTCCAGTCCTTCACGGACGAGGCCCAGGCCGTGCAGTACGCCAACGGCGTCGACTACGCGCTGGCCTCCTCGGTGTGGACCAAGGACCACGCACGGGCGATGCGGATGTCGAAGAACCTCGACTTCGGCTGTGTGTGGATCAACGCCCACATGGCACTCGTCGCCGAGATGCCGCACGGCGGGTTCAAGAAGTCCGGCTACGGCAAGGACCTCTCCGCGTACGGCTTCGAGGACTACACCCGGATCAAGCACGTCATGACGTCGCTCTGA
- a CDS encoding HAD family hydrolase: protein MAVLDALREVRQGIISNPGQGDGAAARAATALHEAFSGRFMDEALVHWGAKDSRRIFDQAVVSTGGAAADDCVFVGEDAQERAFAREAGLRTAAHPVFARAAVENRPLLWARIELSDRLGLPELTAAASETEAVVVQTVSDRLALAMATARGAEALERAGFTVELRGPVDDTATLPIRDDQPVSAPEPRTDAPHEAP, encoded by the coding sequence ATGGCAGTGCTCGACGCGCTCCGTGAAGTGCGCCAGGGCATCATCTCCAACCCCGGGCAGGGCGACGGTGCCGCCGCACGGGCAGCGACCGCACTGCACGAGGCGTTCTCCGGCCGTTTCATGGACGAGGCGCTTGTGCACTGGGGTGCGAAGGACAGCCGAAGGATCTTCGACCAGGCCGTCGTGAGTACCGGAGGAGCGGCGGCCGACGACTGTGTCTTCGTGGGCGAGGACGCCCAGGAGCGCGCGTTCGCACGGGAGGCGGGACTGCGTACGGCGGCGCACCCGGTGTTCGCTCGAGCCGCGGTCGAGAACCGTCCCCTGCTGTGGGCGCGGATCGAGCTGTCCGACCGCCTGGGCCTACCTGAGTTGACGGCAGCCGCGAGCGAGACCGAGGCGGTTGTCGTGCAGACCGTCTCCGACCGGCTCGCGCTCGCCATGGCAACCGCGCGGGGCGCCGAGGCGCTCGAGCGCGCCGGTTTCACGGTGGAGCTGCGGGGGCCGGTGGATGACACGGCGACTCTCCCGATCCGGGACGACCAGCCGGTCTCGGCACCCGAACCCCGCACCGACGCTCCTCACGAAGCCCCGTAG
- a CDS encoding PucR family transcriptional regulator: MASDKLTVGDLLSFPALQLSVKAGGGGLGRSVSWAHASELADPTPWLLGAEVIMTTGLAVPRTAAGQRAYLERLDDAGVSALALSAQLHMPPLHDAFFRAAEERGFPVLEVPLAVPFIAVAQEVAAAVQEDARHRLGAQLQVFGALRWLVAEDLDTPTLLRRLEELSGYDVYLCTPQGRPLLPGVPAPDPAVLPASVDAPPTVPGGFVLPVPAPGGPAGFLVAYERQGAQPAGLAVAQHIATVAALRLAMVRNERETLRREGAETLAELLQEVLDPEAARRRLARHAIEGDTVLLVVRHTTDEALLRCLEDHPHLLLTRGEDRYVLGAPELAAAVGELPAVAAGMSRPFLPGAALKVAQREALWAVSKAVESGRPVVRYGDDSTGRWLPGDPAVLTALVESVLGEVLRYDEAHDSQLLVSARTWMERDRRTETAAAALHIHPNTLAYRLRRFGALAHRDLTSTGALAEVWLAIQAAGALGLTD; encoded by the coding sequence GTGGCCAGCGACAAACTCACCGTCGGGGATCTGCTCTCCTTCCCGGCACTCCAACTCTCCGTGAAGGCCGGCGGCGGCGGTCTGGGCCGGTCCGTGTCCTGGGCGCACGCCAGCGAGCTCGCCGATCCGACGCCCTGGCTCCTGGGCGCCGAGGTGATCATGACGACGGGTCTGGCGGTCCCCCGTACCGCGGCCGGACAGCGCGCCTATCTGGAGCGGCTGGACGACGCCGGGGTGTCCGCTCTCGCGCTCTCCGCGCAGCTGCACATGCCCCCGCTGCACGACGCGTTCTTCCGGGCGGCGGAGGAGCGGGGGTTCCCGGTTCTCGAAGTGCCGCTCGCCGTCCCGTTCATCGCTGTCGCCCAGGAAGTCGCGGCCGCGGTCCAGGAGGACGCCCGGCACCGGCTGGGGGCCCAGCTCCAGGTGTTCGGCGCGCTGCGCTGGCTGGTCGCCGAGGACCTCGACACGCCGACGCTTCTGCGCCGCCTCGAAGAACTGTCGGGTTACGACGTCTACCTCTGCACACCACAGGGCCGCCCGCTCCTGCCCGGCGTTCCCGCGCCGGATCCCGCCGTCCTGCCCGCTTCCGTCGACGCTCCACCGACCGTCCCCGGCGGATTCGTCCTTCCGGTGCCCGCGCCCGGCGGCCCGGCGGGCTTTCTCGTCGCGTACGAGCGTCAGGGCGCCCAGCCCGCGGGGCTCGCCGTCGCCCAGCACATCGCCACCGTGGCGGCGCTGCGGCTGGCGATGGTGCGCAACGAGCGCGAGACGCTGCGCCGCGAGGGGGCGGAGACGCTGGCCGAACTCCTCCAGGAGGTGCTCGACCCGGAGGCCGCGCGCCGCCGGCTCGCCCGGCACGCGATCGAGGGCGACACCGTCCTCCTCGTGGTGCGCCACACCACCGACGAGGCACTGCTGCGCTGTCTGGAGGACCATCCCCATCTGCTGCTCACCCGGGGCGAGGACCGCTACGTCCTGGGGGCACCGGAGCTGGCGGCGGCCGTCGGTGAGCTGCCGGCCGTGGCAGCCGGCATGAGCCGCCCCTTCTTGCCGGGCGCCGCGCTGAAGGTCGCCCAGCGCGAGGCGCTCTGGGCGGTCTCCAAAGCCGTGGAGTCGGGCCGCCCCGTCGTCCGGTACGGAGACGACTCGACAGGCCGGTGGCTGCCCGGCGACCCCGCTGTCCTCACCGCACTGGTCGAGAGCGTGCTCGGCGAAGTCCTGCGCTACGACGAGGCCCATGACTCGCAGCTGCTGGTCTCCGCCCGTACCTGGATGGAGCGCGACCGCCGTACCGAGACGGCTGCGGCGGCGCTCCACATCCATCCGAACACCCTCGCCTACCGGCTGCGCCGCTTCGGCGCTCTCGCCCACCGTGACCTGACGTCGACGGGTGCCCTGGCCGAGGTCTGGCTGGCGATCCAGGCAGCGGGGGCGCTGGGCCTCACCGACTGA
- a CDS encoding nuclear transport factor 2 family protein, with protein sequence MSTTTVQEVRAAADALVAAFAEGRLDDYFGAFAPDATFVFHTTPQRLGSTAEYRALWQRWVEQDGFRILGCTSSAQLIQDFGDTAVFSHDVETRIATHTGEETVHERETIVFARADGGGWTAVHEHLSARTAA encoded by the coding sequence ATGAGCACCACCACCGTCCAGGAAGTCCGGGCCGCCGCGGACGCGCTCGTCGCCGCCTTCGCCGAGGGCCGGCTCGACGACTACTTCGGCGCCTTCGCCCCGGATGCGACCTTCGTCTTCCACACCACCCCGCAGCGGCTGGGCTCCACGGCCGAGTACCGCGCGCTCTGGCAGCGGTGGGTGGAGCAGGACGGCTTCCGCATCCTCGGCTGCACCTCGTCCGCACAGCTGATCCAGGACTTCGGCGACACGGCCGTCTTCAGCCACGACGTGGAGACCCGGATCGCCACCCACACCGGCGAGGAGACGGTCCACGAGCGGGAGACCATCGTCTTCGCCCGCGCCGACGGCGGCGGCTGGACGGCCGTCCACGAACATCTGTCCGCCCGCACCGCCGCCTGA
- a CDS encoding cytosine permease yields MTTSITEIETYGVERIPDEDRTARPIDLFRLAFGGANTFATCVLGAFPILFGLSFWQGLAATVLGLVAGAVLLAPMALFGPANGTNNAVSSSAHLGVHGRVVGSFLSLLTAVAFFSISVWSSGDALVGGAHRLVDVPESDVSYGIAYAIFAVLVLVVCIYGFRFMLLVNKIAVLAASALFVLGAFAFAGDFDPGYTGTFASTSDPLFWPSFIGAALIVLSNPVSFGAFLGDWSRYIPAGAPRRRVMGAAFLAQIATLLPFLFGLGTASIIASKASKYVDPAAPNYVGGLLAISPGWYFLPLCLIALIGGLSTGTTSLYGTGLDFSSVFTRFNRVQATFFIGALSIAFIFVGRFALNLAQSISTFATLIITCTAPWMIVMTLGYVTRRGWYDAEALQVFNRRQRGGRYWFTHGWNWRGMSTWLVSAVVALLFTNLPGQFVGPLGDLAGGTDISLPVGLGLAVVLYLALLTLFPEPRAVYGPAGPRFVRASDAPVSPITGGAGETVTEPAVAH; encoded by the coding sequence GTGACGACCTCGATCACCGAAATCGAGACCTATGGTGTCGAGCGGATCCCGGACGAGGACCGCACGGCCCGTCCGATCGATCTGTTCCGGCTCGCCTTCGGCGGCGCCAACACCTTTGCGACCTGTGTGCTGGGCGCCTTCCCGATCCTCTTCGGCCTCTCCTTCTGGCAGGGACTCGCGGCGACCGTCCTCGGCCTCGTCGCGGGTGCGGTGCTGCTGGCCCCGATGGCACTGTTCGGCCCTGCCAACGGCACGAACAACGCCGTCTCCTCCTCCGCGCACCTGGGCGTGCACGGCCGGGTCGTCGGCTCGTTCCTCTCCCTGCTCACCGCCGTCGCGTTCTTCTCGATCTCGGTGTGGTCCTCGGGGGACGCGCTCGTCGGCGGCGCGCACCGGCTCGTCGACGTCCCCGAGTCGGACGTCTCCTACGGCATCGCGTACGCGATCTTCGCCGTGCTCGTCCTGGTCGTCTGCATCTACGGCTTCCGGTTCATGCTGCTGGTCAACAAGATCGCGGTGCTGGCGGCATCGGCCCTCTTCGTGCTCGGCGCGTTCGCCTTCGCGGGCGACTTCGACCCCGGCTACACGGGAACCTTCGCCTCCACCTCCGACCCGCTGTTCTGGCCGTCCTTCATCGGCGCCGCGCTGATCGTGCTGTCCAACCCGGTCTCCTTCGGCGCGTTCCTCGGTGACTGGTCCCGCTACATCCCGGCCGGGGCCCCGCGCCGCCGGGTGATGGGGGCCGCGTTCCTCGCCCAGATCGCCACCCTGCTGCCGTTCCTCTTCGGCCTGGGCACCGCGTCGATCATCGCGTCCAAGGCCTCGAAGTACGTCGACCCGGCCGCCCCCAACTACGTGGGCGGACTGCTCGCGATCTCGCCCGGCTGGTACTTCCTGCCGCTCTGCCTGATCGCCCTGATCGGCGGCCTCTCCACCGGCACGACGTCCCTGTACGGCACGGGGCTCGACTTCTCCAGCGTCTTCACGCGCTTCAACCGCGTCCAGGCCACCTTCTTCATCGGCGCCCTGTCCATCGCCTTCATCTTCGTCGGCCGCTTCGCGCTCAACCTCGCGCAGTCCATCTCCACGTTCGCCACGCTGATCATCACCTGTACGGCCCCCTGGATGATCGTCATGACGCTCGGCTATGTCACCCGGCGCGGCTGGTACGACGCGGAGGCGCTGCAGGTCTTCAACCGCCGCCAGCGCGGCGGCCGCTACTGGTTCACGCACGGCTGGAACTGGCGCGGCATGTCCACCTGGCTCGTCTCCGCCGTCGTGGCGCTCCTCTTCACCAACCTCCCCGGCCAGTTCGTCGGCCCGCTGGGCGACCTCGCGGGCGGCACGGACATCTCGCTCCCGGTCGGCCTCGGCCTCGCGGTCGTGCTCTACCTGGCCCTGCTCACCCTGTTCCCCGAGCCGCGCGCCGTGTACGGACCGGCCGGACCCCGCTTCGTCAGGGCGTCGGACGCCCCGGTGTCGCCGATCACCGGCGGCGCCGGGGAGACCGTCACCGAGCCCGCCGTGGCCCACTGA
- a CDS encoding SDR family oxidoreductase: MARITHRTVLIVGASSGIGAEVARHLAHGDNRFVLTARRAPELATVARDVRAAGSACLDIAADALDPSAAAGVVAAASAEFGTIDIALLNAGQGPDMSMDQVGVADVSRIMALNYDVVVNYLVPLIEHMLAQEHGGLIAHTNSLAGLTGIPRQGPYSAAKAAARTLIDAARVELAPRGIRFTSIHPGFVATDRIRGDGLPKPFQVSQERAARHVVRALEREPAQAYFPWPAAALVRTLRTLPTPVSSLVLRRLASRQ; the protein is encoded by the coding sequence ATGGCGCGCATCACCCACCGGACCGTCCTGATCGTCGGCGCCTCGTCGGGCATCGGCGCCGAAGTGGCTCGCCATCTCGCCCACGGCGACAACCGGTTCGTCCTCACAGCACGGCGAGCCCCCGAACTGGCCACCGTGGCAAGGGATGTGCGAGCGGCGGGCAGCGCCTGTCTGGACATCGCCGCCGACGCTCTGGATCCGTCGGCGGCGGCCGGGGTGGTGGCGGCCGCCTCTGCGGAATTCGGGACGATCGACATCGCGCTGCTCAACGCCGGTCAGGGACCGGACATGTCCATGGACCAGGTAGGTGTGGCGGACGTGTCCCGGATCATGGCCCTGAACTACGACGTCGTCGTCAACTACCTCGTCCCGCTGATCGAGCACATGCTCGCCCAGGAGCACGGAGGCCTGATCGCCCACACCAACTCCCTGGCGGGTCTCACGGGCATCCCCCGCCAGGGACCGTACTCGGCGGCGAAGGCGGCCGCGCGCACACTGATCGACGCCGCGCGCGTCGAACTGGCCCCCAGGGGGATCCGGTTCACCTCCATCCACCCGGGATTCGTCGCCACCGACCGAATCAGAGGGGACGGCCTGCCCAAACCGTTCCAGGTCAGCCAGGAACGTGCGGCACGCCATGTCGTACGCGCCCTCGAGAGGGAACCGGCACAGGCATACTTCCCCTGGCCCGCAGCGGCCCTGGTCCGCACACTGCGCACCCTGCCCACGCCAGTGTCCTCCCTGGTTCTCCGGAGACTCGCCTCTCGCCAGTAG